A region of Kineosporia sp. NBRC 101731 DNA encodes the following proteins:
- a CDS encoding DinB family protein, with product MADDVAVDDVAVDIDEYGRPEPPFGGTEAETLIGFLEYQRATFAWKTGGLDSAGLSVTVPPSDMTLGGMMKHLAFVEDWWFGCFLLGAEPSPPWDTVDWNADSDWDWHSAADDTPEQVLALWQTSVDRSRAAVVKALAQGDLSQLAQRVHRTGQTPSLRWIVTHMIEEYARHCGHADLLRQAVDGSVGE from the coding sequence ATGGCTGACGATGTAGCGGTCGATGACGTAGCGGTCGATATCGACGAGTACGGACGACCCGAGCCCCCGTTCGGGGGTACGGAGGCCGAGACACTCATCGGCTTCCTGGAGTACCAGCGCGCCACCTTCGCCTGGAAGACCGGCGGGCTGGATTCCGCCGGTCTCTCCGTCACCGTGCCGCCGAGCGACATGACGCTCGGCGGCATGATGAAGCACCTGGCCTTCGTCGAGGACTGGTGGTTCGGCTGCTTCCTGCTCGGTGCCGAGCCGTCACCGCCCTGGGACACCGTGGACTGGAACGCCGACTCCGACTGGGACTGGCACTCGGCCGCGGACGACACCCCGGAGCAGGTTCTCGCGCTCTGGCAGACCTCAGTCGACCGGTCGCGCGCAGCCGTCGTGAAGGCTCTGGCGCAGGGCGACCTGAGCCAGCTCGCCCAGCGGGTGCACCGGACCGGTCAGACCCCGAGCCTGCGGTGGATCGTCACGCACATGATCGAGGAGTACGCCCGGCACTGCGGTCACGCCGACCTCCTCCGTCAGGCGGTCGACGGCTCGGTCGGCGAGTAA
- a CDS encoding dienelactone hydrolase family protein: MKLREERVSVPGTGHEIKTVVIAPVGDTPRPGVVLYTDIFQLTESTLRTARRLAASGFLVCVPEIYPRGELAGVALEFDDDGKARGMAGAAAMPTSEFDEDRVSVLDYLATRDDVTDLFVTGFCIGGHLAFRGAFDPRVTSTVCFYPTGLQDGKLGADIADSLSRAGDITGRLLIVFGSADPHVPADARLQIFSALYAAGLEHTEFHVYAGGEHAFMRDIGVRHDPELSDLALREAVSFFTGRS, translated from the coding sequence GTGAAGCTTCGTGAGGAACGCGTATCGGTGCCCGGAACCGGGCACGAGATCAAAACGGTCGTCATCGCCCCGGTCGGCGACACCCCCCGCCCCGGAGTGGTGCTCTACACCGACATCTTCCAGCTGACGGAGTCGACGCTGCGCACGGCCCGGCGTCTGGCCGCCTCCGGCTTCCTGGTCTGCGTGCCGGAGATCTACCCGCGCGGCGAACTGGCAGGCGTGGCCCTGGAATTCGACGACGACGGCAAGGCCCGCGGAATGGCCGGCGCGGCCGCCATGCCCACGTCCGAGTTCGACGAGGACCGCGTCAGCGTACTCGATTACCTGGCCACCCGCGACGACGTCACCGACCTCTTCGTGACCGGCTTCTGCATCGGCGGCCACCTGGCCTTCCGCGGCGCCTTCGACCCCCGCGTCACCTCGACCGTCTGCTTCTACCCGACCGGGCTCCAGGACGGGAAACTGGGCGCGGACATCGCCGATTCACTGTCGCGCGCCGGGGACATCACCGGCCGCCTGCTGATCGTGTTCGGCTCGGCCGATCCCCACGTGCCGGCCGACGCCCGCCTTCAGATCTTCTCCGCGCTGTACGCGGCCGGGCTGGAACACACCGAGTTCCACGTCTACGCGGGCGGGGAGCACGCGTTCATGCGGGACATCGGGGTGCGGCATGATCCCGAACTCTCGGATCTCGCTCTGCGGGAGGCAGTTTCGTTCTTCACCGGGCGGTCGTAA
- the htpG gene encoding molecular chaperone HtpG, with amino-acid sequence MTTQAESYEFQVETRQLLQLMINSIYSDKDLFLRELISNASDALDKLRLERFNDDKLDVDTSDLHIRIELDAQERTLTLSDNGIGMSRDEVVDLIGKIANSGTAEFMRQMKETQREDADTEELIGRFGVGFYSSFMVADRVTLVTRRAGQTEATRWESQGEATYTLEPLDDAPQGTSITLHLKPADPEDRLFDYTDPRKVREIVTRYSDFITWPIRMESLQVPVAEEGEEPAAPELETVNSRKALWTRPASEVTEEEYAELYKRISHDWNDPLETIRLNIEGTLQYQALLFLPERATANLFSPDAKHGVQLYVNRVFVMDDCEELVPTYLRFVKGVVDSQDLALNVSREILQQDRQIESMRKRLTKRVLQAIKGLAANDAEKYQKFWDEFGRVVKEGLLQDFANRDAILEISSFETTHDLGEDKKRTSLREYVERMKEGQDKIYFLTGDSRAAIENSPYMEAFRAKELEVLLLTDPIDEVWVDGLPEFDGKQFQSIAKGEIELDEAEENEREERKEQFAGLLTWMGEVLTEDVKEVRLSNRLTTSPACVVSDTGDATPTLVNLYKAMGQPIPQERRILELNPTHTLVAGLRAAHEARPQDPKLAETVELVHGMALLAEGTQPDDPARFVQLLATQLGESLNKE; translated from the coding sequence ATGACGACACAGGCCGAAAGCTACGAGTTCCAGGTCGAGACCCGTCAGCTGCTGCAGCTGATGATCAATTCGATCTACTCGGACAAGGACCTGTTCCTTCGTGAGCTGATCTCCAATGCCTCGGACGCCCTGGACAAGCTGCGGCTGGAGCGGTTCAACGACGACAAGCTCGACGTCGACACCTCTGACCTGCACATTCGCATCGAGCTGGATGCGCAGGAACGCACGCTGACCCTCAGCGACAACGGCATCGGGATGTCCCGCGACGAGGTCGTGGACCTGATCGGCAAGATCGCCAACTCCGGTACCGCCGAGTTCATGCGCCAGATGAAAGAGACGCAGCGTGAAGACGCGGACACGGAGGAGCTGATCGGCCGGTTCGGAGTCGGGTTCTACTCCAGCTTCATGGTCGCCGACCGGGTCACCCTGGTCACCCGGCGTGCGGGCCAGACCGAGGCGACGCGGTGGGAGTCGCAGGGCGAGGCGACCTACACGCTGGAGCCTCTGGACGACGCCCCTCAGGGCACCTCGATCACGCTGCACCTCAAGCCGGCCGACCCCGAAGACCGGCTCTTCGACTACACGGACCCCCGAAAGGTTCGTGAGATCGTCACCCGGTATTCAGATTTCATTACCTGGCCGATCCGCATGGAGTCGCTGCAGGTGCCCGTGGCCGAAGAGGGCGAGGAGCCCGCGGCGCCCGAGCTGGAGACGGTCAACTCCCGCAAGGCCCTGTGGACGCGCCCGGCCTCCGAGGTGACGGAGGAGGAGTACGCCGAGCTCTACAAGCGCATCAGCCACGACTGGAACGACCCGCTGGAGACGATCCGGCTCAACATCGAGGGCACCCTGCAGTACCAGGCACTGCTGTTCCTGCCCGAGCGCGCGACCGCCAACCTGTTCAGCCCCGACGCCAAGCACGGCGTGCAGCTCTACGTGAACCGTGTGTTCGTGATGGACGACTGCGAGGAGCTGGTGCCGACGTACCTGCGCTTCGTCAAGGGCGTCGTCGACTCGCAGGACCTCGCGCTGAACGTGTCCCGCGAGATTCTTCAGCAGGACCGTCAGATCGAGTCGATGCGCAAGCGGCTCACCAAGCGCGTGCTCCAGGCGATCAAGGGGCTGGCCGCGAACGATGCGGAGAAGTACCAGAAGTTCTGGGACGAGTTCGGTCGCGTGGTGAAGGAGGGCCTGCTGCAGGACTTCGCCAACCGTGACGCGATCCTGGAGATCAGCTCCTTCGAGACCACCCACGACCTGGGCGAGGACAAGAAGCGCACCTCGCTGCGGGAGTACGTGGAGCGGATGAAGGAAGGCCAGGACAAGATCTACTTCCTGACCGGTGACTCTCGCGCGGCGATCGAGAACTCGCCCTACATGGAGGCTTTCCGGGCGAAGGAACTCGAGGTGCTGCTGCTGACCGACCCGATCGACGAGGTCTGGGTGGACGGCCTGCCGGAGTTCGACGGCAAGCAGTTCCAGTCCATCGCCAAGGGTGAGATCGAGCTGGACGAGGCCGAGGAGAACGAGCGCGAGGAGCGCAAGGAGCAGTTCGCCGGGCTGCTCACCTGGATGGGCGAGGTGCTCACTGAAGACGTCAAGGAGGTCCGGCTCTCCAACCGTCTGACCACCTCGCCGGCCTGCGTGGTCAGCGACACCGGTGACGCCACGCCCACCCTGGTCAACCTGTACAAGGCGATGGGGCAGCCGATCCCGCAGGAACGGCGGATTCTCGAGCTCAACCCCACGCACACGCTGGTGGCGGGTCTGCGTGCGGCGCACGAGGCCCGGCCGCAAGACCCGAAGCTCGCCGAGACCGTCGAGCTCGTGCACGGTATGGCGCTGCTCGCCGAGGGCACCCAGCCCGACGATCCGGCCCGGTTCGTGCAGCTGCTGGCCACGCAACTCGGGGAGTCACTGAACAAAGAATGA
- a CDS encoding DUF6345 domain-containing protein has protein sequence MSRTTRRALVVSLAAAGLVPLTHGTAHASVNASVNAAIVPTAPVYAVVQEGLTVDQAEKLARTAGVGNALRPDGSFSFTDPKRFARVPGTALERGKDEDGRATVSEAIDFTALGRTKALPDDEALKLAKSLLPVPDGYGAKPIVDHTTLDQSDTRGTLLRSYNLDTTVSYQLTLGDVPVVGPGAKIRASFAGDGSVVQLGQAVRQIKRSGDVPIISPARAQETCTQLYGARTKQDTPVLGYYAPALGATDANGKGGVAQLLPHYICRPVDGVSETSSYGGKLVPASPASAPTVQLKASGDGRTVSASAGVKGGTGPYTYSWSSSSVPLDLQKAEIQYAGQNRYDPRDPQKTFTETLTVTVADTNGLATTAKVDLVNLKGDASSSGVQGGVGGTLASNGIEQTVDEWQCAQDSANGYKSVMQSKGHSVAFDWRGPLAWEKDFKDKNQGGLDASYTDKVDAQWYTGHGWSGGFTFKGAHDDGNITPADARWGDDNLEWLQLESCQVLRDTNGQKDYFGRWGQAFQGLHLLNGFDTNAQCLNGGTGRRFANYLFPEKFLWWTTRDALTVQQAWGTMAADLEPAGTRWRSMSPATYKAATGQWVTNLGDYYWGQGSVGPDIRPGSTSNPLQGFVSVSGVS, from the coding sequence ATGTCCAGAACTACCCGACGAGCTCTCGTCGTCTCGCTGGCAGCCGCCGGCCTGGTTCCTCTCACCCACGGCACCGCGCATGCGTCGGTGAATGCGTCCGTGAACGCAGCCATCGTCCCCACCGCCCCGGTCTACGCCGTGGTGCAGGAGGGGCTCACCGTCGATCAGGCCGAGAAGCTCGCCCGGACCGCCGGAGTCGGCAATGCCCTGCGACCGGACGGGTCGTTCTCGTTCACCGACCCGAAGCGCTTCGCCCGGGTGCCGGGTACGGCGCTGGAGCGGGGCAAGGACGAGGACGGCCGGGCCACGGTCTCCGAGGCCATCGACTTCACCGCCCTCGGCCGCACCAAGGCCCTGCCCGACGACGAGGCGCTGAAGCTGGCCAAGAGCCTGCTGCCGGTCCCCGACGGCTACGGCGCGAAGCCGATCGTCGACCACACCACCCTCGATCAGAGCGACACCCGCGGCACATTGCTGCGCAGCTACAACCTGGACACCACGGTCTCGTACCAGCTGACGCTGGGTGACGTGCCGGTGGTCGGGCCGGGGGCGAAGATCCGGGCCTCGTTCGCGGGGGACGGCAGCGTGGTGCAGCTCGGTCAGGCGGTGCGCCAGATCAAGCGCTCGGGTGATGTGCCGATCATCAGCCCGGCCCGGGCCCAGGAAACCTGTACCCAGCTCTACGGCGCCCGCACGAAGCAGGACACGCCGGTGCTCGGCTACTACGCCCCGGCTCTGGGTGCGACCGACGCCAACGGTAAGGGTGGGGTGGCCCAGCTGCTGCCGCACTACATCTGCCGGCCGGTCGACGGGGTGAGTGAGACCAGCTCGTACGGCGGCAAACTGGTTCCGGCATCGCCCGCCTCGGCGCCGACGGTTCAGCTCAAGGCCTCCGGCGACGGTCGCACGGTCTCGGCGAGTGCCGGGGTGAAGGGTGGCACGGGGCCGTACACCTACAGCTGGTCCTCGTCGTCCGTCCCGCTGGACCTGCAGAAGGCGGAGATCCAGTACGCCGGGCAGAACCGTTACGACCCCCGCGACCCGCAGAAGACCTTCACCGAGACGCTGACGGTGACGGTGGCCGACACCAACGGCCTGGCCACCACCGCGAAGGTGGACCTGGTGAACCTCAAGGGTGACGCCTCGTCCTCCGGTGTGCAGGGTGGTGTCGGCGGAACCCTCGCCAGCAACGGCATCGAGCAAACGGTGGACGAGTGGCAGTGCGCGCAGGACAGCGCCAACGGCTACAAGTCGGTGATGCAGTCGAAGGGGCACAGCGTCGCCTTCGACTGGCGCGGGCCCCTGGCCTGGGAGAAGGACTTCAAGGACAAGAACCAGGGTGGCCTGGACGCGAGCTACACCGACAAGGTCGACGCCCAGTGGTACACCGGCCACGGCTGGTCGGGCGGGTTCACCTTCAAGGGAGCCCACGACGACGGCAACATCACGCCGGCCGATGCTCGCTGGGGCGACGACAACCTGGAGTGGCTGCAGTTGGAGAGCTGCCAGGTGCTGCGTGACACCAACGGCCAGAAGGACTACTTCGGCCGCTGGGGTCAGGCCTTCCAGGGGCTGCACCTGCTCAACGGGTTCGACACCAATGCCCAGTGCCTGAACGGCGGTACGGGACGGCGGTTCGCGAACTACCTGTTCCCGGAGAAGTTCCTGTGGTGGACCACCCGTGACGCCCTGACCGTGCAGCAGGCCTGGGGCACGATGGCTGCTGACCTGGAGCCGGCCGGGACGCGCTGGCGTTCGATGAGCCCGGCCACCTACAAGGCGGCGACGGGCCAGTGGGTCACCAACCTCGGTGACTACTACTGGGGCCAGGGTTCGGTGGGCCCGGACATCCGTCCCGGGAGCACGTCCAACCCGCTCCAGGGCTTCGTCTCGGTGAGCGGCGTGAGCTGA